The Psychroflexus sp. ALD_RP9 region GAAATACCATTATTAAAAGAGATTGTTGTTGTTTTAGGAATTTCAATAGTTATTATTTTAGCTTTTCAAAAGCTGAAATTGCCCTCTATTCTTGGCTTTTTGTTAGCAGGTATTATTGTTGGTCCAAATGCTTTTAATCTGTTAAGCTCACAGCATGAAGTTGAATTACTGTCAGAAATTGGTATTATATTTCTATTATTTGTAATTGGTATTGAGCTTTCGTTCAGCGGACTCATGAAAATTAAAAAAACTGTATTCTTAGGCGGTGGAGCTCAGGTATCACTAACCATTGCAATAGTAGCTTTATTTGCTACAATTTATGGTTTAAGTATTAATACTTCAATTTTTATTGGGTTTTTAATTGCTTTGAGTAGTACTGCAATAGTTTTAAAACTTTTACAAGAACGTGGTGAAATACAATCTCCACAAGGGCGCTTGTCTCTTGGAGTTTTGATTTTTCAGGATATCATTGTTGTACCTATGATGTTAGTAACACCAATTTTAGCAGGTAAAACGCCAGATGTTTGGGAAACAGTTTTAATGTTGGTGCTTAAAATAATTGGTCTTGGAGTTGTTGTTTTTATTTTGCAGAGATATATTGTACCTAAGGTGTTTAGAGCTGTTGTAAAAACTAAAAGTAAGGAGTTATTTATATTAGCAACTGTGGTATTTTGTTTTGCTATAGCTTGGTTAACAAGCGCTGTTGGATTATCATTAGCATTAGGTGCTTTTTTTGCAGGTTTAATTATTTCTGAGTCCGAATACAGTCATCAAGCCACCGCAAATGTTCTACCATTTCGTGAGATATTTATCAGTTTCTTTTTTATATCTGTTGGGTCATTACTTGATATTCAATTTTTTGCGCTTCATTTTCATTATATATTGCTTATTGTTTTAGTTGTTTTAATTATTAAAATACTCGTTGTTTTACTAACATCTCGATTATTACGATTAACTCCGAAAGTAGCATTTTTAGGTGCTTTTTCATTACTGCAAGTTGGTGAATTTTCACTTTTACTATCTACAGTTGGTGTTCAAAATGAGTTACTTACACCAGATTTATACCAATATTTTTTAGCAGTTTCTATAGTTACAATGGCATTAACCCCATTTTTTATTCATAAGGCTGAAAAAATGAGTCGTTTTTTACTGACAGTTCCTATCCCAAAACAGGTTAGAAAACGTCTAAATGCCCAGAAAATCGATATGAGTTCTCATGAAAATGACCATTTTCATGAATGGGAAGATCACGTTATTATTGTTGGATATGGAATTAATGGTAAAAATATTTCACGAGTTACACAGCAAATAGATATTCCCTATGTGATTGTTGAAATGGATTATGAAGAGTTTGAAGCAGCTAAAGCTAATAACCAACCTATTGTTTTTGGTGACGCAGGACAAACTGAAATTCTTCAGCACGTCAATATACAAAAAGCTAGAGTTGTTGTTATTGCGATTTCAGATCCAGAAGCTACAAAACACATCATCTCTTCAATCCGTTTATTTTCACAAACAGTTTACATTATCGTTAGAACACGCTTTGTAAAAGAAATTGAAGAAAACATGAAAATTGGTGCCGATGAAGTTATTCCAGAAGAATTTGAAACTTCTATCGAAATATTTACCCGCGTACTGAAACAGTATATGGTTACACAAGATGAAATAGCTAACATTGTAACTGAAATTCGGTCTGCAGATTATGAAGTGCTAACCAGTTTAAAACCGGTGTCTAAAAAAGCCGTTTTTAAGCAATTGAACATACCGAATAAAGAAGTGGCTACATTGCATGTACAACATCGCGATAACCCAATAGTAGGCCGAACAATTGAAGCCTCAGGCATTGGTAAAAACTACAATTTAACTGTTTTAGCAATTAAACGTGGTCGTAAATATATCGATGAAATAAAACCTGATACCAAAATTTGCGTCGACGATATTATTTACATTTTTGGCACACCAGCAAAGATTAACGAATTGAATAAAATTGTAAAACTTTAGTGTAACAATTATTAATAATTTTGACGTATACATTAGTTAATAAAAATAAATAAAATATAAATTCAACTTTTAAATCAACTACATGAAAAAAATTAGTCTCTTAGTTTTATCAAGCTTACTTTTCATTGCTTGTAATATTAAACCCGAACAAGAAAAATCTGGTATTAATATTAGCTTAGATTTAGTGAATATAGAAAACGATCAAGTTAAAGTAATTCATGATCCAGGTGTTATTTCAACTGAAACGATAACCTTTTTTATTCCAAAAACAATACCTGGAACCTATGCCATTAATAACTATGGACAGTTTGTTGAAGGGTTTTCAGCTATTTCATATGATGGAGAAACTTTACCTGTAACACAACTCAACCAAAACTCTTGGAAAATTAATAATGCTAAGGAATTAGACAAGGTTCAATACTTAGTTAATGACACTTATGATATTGAAGGTGAAGGCGATGTGTTTTCTCCAGCTGGAACAAACATTGTAGCTGATGAACATTTTATGCTTAATTTACATGGTTTTGTAGGTTATTTTGAAGGCATGCAAGAAGAAGTACATCAGCTAGAAATAAAGCGACCTAATAAATTAGTAGCTTCAACTTCACTTCCTGTAGCTAGCCAAATGAAGGACGTTAATTATACCACTGATGAATTTGTTACAAATCGTTATTTCGGTATTATTGATAACCCAATTATGTACGCAAAACCAGATACAACAAGTTTTGATATCCAAGGTATGCAAGTTGAATTAAGTATTTATTCGCCTAATAAAACTTATTCTACAAACGACTTAAAACCCGCTTTAGAAGAAATGATTCAGGCTCAAAAAGCCTTTTTGGGCGATATTGATAATACGCCAGTATATTCTATTTTACTGTATTTGTCTGATATGGAAGCCACCGATGCTCGTGGTTTTGGTGCTTTAGAACACCATACGTCGACTACTGTGGTTTTACCTGAAACTATGCCTTTAGAGCAACTCAAGCAAACAATGACTGACGTTGTTTCTCATGAATTCTTTCATATTATCACTCCTTTAAATATACACTCTAATGAAGTGCACTATTTTGGATACAACGATCCTAAAATGTCTAAGCATTTATGGATGTATGAAGGTGTAACTGAGTATTTTGCTAATTTATTTCAAGTTAATCAAGGGCTTATTTCAGAGCAAGAGTTTTATAACCGCATAAATGATAAAATTAGTACGGCAGCTTCTTTTGATCGTACAATGCCATTTACAGAAATGAGTGAAAATATACTTGAAGAGGATTATAAAGATAGCTATTACAATGTTTACCAAAAAGGCGCT contains the following coding sequences:
- a CDS encoding cation:proton antiporter, giving the protein MEIPLLKEIVVVLGISIVIILAFQKLKLPSILGFLLAGIIVGPNAFNLLSSQHEVELLSEIGIIFLLFVIGIELSFSGLMKIKKTVFLGGGAQVSLTIAIVALFATIYGLSINTSIFIGFLIALSSTAIVLKLLQERGEIQSPQGRLSLGVLIFQDIIVVPMMLVTPILAGKTPDVWETVLMLVLKIIGLGVVVFILQRYIVPKVFRAVVKTKSKELFILATVVFCFAIAWLTSAVGLSLALGAFFAGLIISESEYSHQATANVLPFREIFISFFFISVGSLLDIQFFALHFHYILLIVLVVLIIKILVVLLTSRLLRLTPKVAFLGAFSLLQVGEFSLLLSTVGVQNELLTPDLYQYFLAVSIVTMALTPFFIHKAEKMSRFLLTVPIPKQVRKRLNAQKIDMSSHENDHFHEWEDHVIIVGYGINGKNISRVTQQIDIPYVIVEMDYEEFEAAKANNQPIVFGDAGQTEILQHVNIQKARVVVIAISDPEATKHIISSIRLFSQTVYIIVRTRFVKEIEENMKIGADEVIPEEFETSIEIFTRVLKQYMVTQDEIANIVTEIRSADYEVLTSLKPVSKKAVFKQLNIPNKEVATLHVQHRDNPIVGRTIEASGIGKNYNLTVLAIKRGRKYIDEIKPDTKICVDDIIYIFGTPAKINELNKIVKL
- a CDS encoding peptidase M61, whose amino-acid sequence is MKKISLLVLSSLLFIACNIKPEQEKSGINISLDLVNIENDQVKVIHDPGVISTETITFFIPKTIPGTYAINNYGQFVEGFSAISYDGETLPVTQLNQNSWKINNAKELDKVQYLVNDTYDIEGEGDVFSPAGTNIVADEHFMLNLHGFVGYFEGMQEEVHQLEIKRPNKLVASTSLPVASQMKDVNYTTDEFVTNRYFGIIDNPIMYAKPDTTSFDIQGMQVELSIYSPNKTYSTNDLKPALEEMIQAQKAFLGDIDNTPVYSILLYLSDMEATDARGFGALEHHTSTTVVLPETMPLEQLKQTMTDVVSHEFFHIITPLNIHSNEVHYFGYNDPKMSKHLWMYEGVTEYFANLFQVNQGLISEQEFYNRINDKISTAASFDRTMPFTEMSENILEEDYKDSYYNVYQKGALIGMTLDIKLRELSNGEMGILDLMKKLISKYGKEQPFNDDELFNDIVTMTYPEIEDYFSTYISGTTPLDFELFFEKVGLEQATDMANTGYFLNGQTPFINVNQSTKEVFFRKSYPMNTFFENLGVKPGDIIKSINGTEYNLDNIRNLIMNSMGWKVGEDFKMIVVRDGEELSFESKLEQPKIEKSTLKAKDLEPSTEAYQLRQAWLKS